One genomic segment of Streptomyces sp. RKND-216 includes these proteins:
- a CDS encoding ABC transporter substrate-binding protein yields MNRKTLVLPALLGLLAPTLAACGGATAGDSGGHAIVVGTTDRFAVSEATPAPFDPAAGYDIASWNVMRSTFQTLLRPPRSGTEPEPEAARECAFTDKQGTQYRCTLREGMKFSNGSELTAQDVEFSVERMLDVGADLGPASLLGNVDTVQAVGDTEVVFHLKKPDATFPYKLATPAAAILDSQTYPRSGYLEGTEVVGSGPYLLESYDASGGVGVFVRNPDYTGTLEVRNDRIELRSFDSAEAMEKALKNGEIDVMNRTLTPAQVNRLKIADDDRIDLVESPGQEIRYLVFHTDHPTAGQPAVRRAIAQIVDRKALVRDVYERTAEPLYSLVPSGLIGHRNSFFNEYGEPDPAAARRTLRAAGVDTPVPLALHYTTDHYGAVTRQEFQQLKEQLDATGLFRTELQGTPWNAYRKEATQGSYGVYGFGWFPDFADPDNFVAPFFTEDNFLQTPYANEEIRGELIPQTRRETNRVDAADEFGRVQDVIAEEIPVLPLWQGKQYIAARDDITGTEWALNSASVLQLWELGRGVS; encoded by the coding sequence TGCTCGCGCCCACCCTGGCGGCCTGCGGCGGAGCAACCGCAGGTGACTCTGGCGGCCACGCCATCGTCGTCGGAACCACCGACCGGTTCGCGGTCAGCGAGGCCACTCCCGCCCCGTTCGACCCCGCCGCCGGCTACGACATCGCGTCGTGGAACGTCATGCGCAGCACCTTCCAGACGCTGCTCCGCCCACCGCGCTCGGGCACCGAGCCGGAGCCGGAAGCCGCCCGCGAGTGCGCGTTCACGGACAAGCAGGGCACGCAGTACCGCTGCACCCTGCGGGAGGGCATGAAGTTCTCCAACGGCAGCGAACTCACCGCCCAGGACGTCGAGTTCTCTGTGGAGCGGATGCTCGACGTCGGCGCCGACCTCGGCCCCGCCTCGCTGCTCGGCAACGTCGACACGGTGCAGGCGGTCGGCGACACCGAGGTCGTCTTCCACCTCAAGAAGCCCGACGCGACCTTCCCCTACAAGCTCGCCACCCCCGCCGCGGCGATCCTGGACAGCCAGACCTACCCGCGCAGCGGCTACCTGGAAGGCACCGAGGTCGTGGGCTCCGGCCCCTACCTGCTGGAGTCCTACGACGCCTCCGGCGGCGTCGGCGTCTTCGTCAGGAACCCCGACTACACCGGCACGCTCGAGGTCCGCAACGACCGCATCGAACTCCGCAGCTTCGACAGCGCCGAGGCGATGGAGAAGGCGCTGAAGAACGGCGAGATCGACGTCATGAACCGGACGCTGACGCCCGCCCAGGTCAACCGCCTGAAGATCGCGGACGACGACCGCATCGACCTCGTGGAGTCACCGGGCCAGGAGATCCGCTACCTCGTCTTCCACACCGACCACCCCACCGCCGGGCAGCCCGCCGTGCGCCGGGCGATCGCCCAGATCGTCGACCGCAAGGCACTCGTGCGCGACGTGTACGAGCGTACCGCCGAACCGCTGTACTCCCTGGTGCCCAGCGGTCTGATCGGCCACCGCAACTCCTTCTTCAACGAGTACGGCGAGCCCGACCCCGCCGCCGCCCGCCGCACCCTGCGCGCAGCGGGCGTCGACACCCCGGTCCCGCTCGCCCTGCACTACACCACCGACCACTACGGCGCGGTCACCCGGCAGGAGTTCCAGCAGCTCAAGGAACAGCTTGACGCCACCGGCCTCTTCCGCACCGAGCTCCAGGGCACGCCGTGGAACGCCTACCGCAAGGAGGCCACCCAGGGGTCCTACGGCGTGTACGGCTTCGGCTGGTTCCCCGACTTCGCAGACCCGGACAACTTCGTCGCGCCGTTCTTCACCGAGGACAACTTCCTCCAGACGCCCTACGCCAACGAGGAGATCCGCGGCGAACTCATCCCGCAGACCCGCCGGGAGACCAACCGCGTCGACGCGGCCGACGAGTTCGGCCGGGTGCAGGACGTCATCGCCGAAGAGATCCCCGTGCTGCCGCTCTGGCAGGGGAAGCAGTACATCGCCGCCCGCGACGACATCACCGGCACCGAATGGGCGCTCAATTCCGCGTCCGTCCTTCAGCTGTGGGAGCTCGGACGCGGCGTCAGCTGA
- a CDS encoding response regulator transcription factor, protein MAIRVLLVDDQPLLRTGFRMILEAEGDLAVVGEAGDGLQALDQVRALQPDVVLMDIRMPRMDGVEATRQITGPDKDGPAKVLVLTTFDLDEYVVEALRAGASGFLLKDAPAGELVQAIRVVAAGEAMLAPSVTRRLLDKYAGRLPSGEEPLPDTLHTLTEREVEVLKLVARGLSNAEIAADLFVSETTVKTHVGHVLTKLSLRDRVQAAVYAYESGLVRPGAH, encoded by the coding sequence GTGGCCATCCGCGTACTGCTGGTCGACGACCAGCCACTGCTGCGCACCGGATTCCGCATGATCCTGGAGGCGGAGGGCGATCTCGCCGTCGTCGGGGAGGCGGGAGACGGCCTGCAGGCGCTGGACCAGGTGCGGGCGCTGCAGCCGGACGTGGTGCTGATGGACATCCGGATGCCGCGGATGGACGGTGTGGAGGCCACCCGCCAGATCACCGGCCCGGACAAGGACGGCCCGGCGAAGGTGCTGGTGCTCACGACCTTCGACCTCGACGAGTACGTGGTGGAGGCACTGCGGGCGGGGGCGAGCGGCTTCCTGCTGAAGGACGCGCCGGCCGGCGAGCTGGTACAGGCGATCCGGGTGGTCGCGGCGGGCGAGGCGATGCTTGCTCCGTCGGTGACCCGGCGGCTGCTGGACAAGTACGCCGGGCGGCTGCCGTCGGGGGAGGAACCGCTTCCGGACACGCTGCACACGCTGACCGAGCGCGAGGTGGAGGTGCTGAAGCTGGTGGCCCGGGGGCTGTCGAACGCCGAGATCGCGGCGGACCTGTTCGTGAGCGAGACGACGGTCAAGACCCATGTGGGGCACGTGCTGACGAAGCTGAGCCTGCGGGACCGGGTGCAGGCGGCGGTGTACGCGTACGAGAGCGGCCTGGTGCGGCCCGGCGCCCACTGA